A window of Metabacillus sp. B2-18 contains these coding sequences:
- a CDS encoding purine-nucleoside phosphorylase, whose translation MNSKLIKEAANYLTSKYSEQPTIGLILGSGLGVLADEIENPVKIPYNEIPNFPVSTVEGHAGQLVFGSLKGKKVVAMQGRFHFYEGYSLDKVTAPVRVMKELGVQTLIVTNAAGGVNENFQAGDLMLISDHINNMGTNPLIGPNDSDMGPRFPDMSESYDKQLRELARGIASELHIKLQEGVYVGNTGPSYETPAEVRALRILGGDAVGMSTVPEVIVARHTGLKVLGISCISNMAAGILDQPLSHDEVIETTEKVRANFLNLVKSIVEKINF comes from the coding sequence ATGAATAGTAAATTAATTAAAGAAGCAGCAAATTACTTAACATCAAAATATAGTGAGCAACCGACAATAGGACTAATCTTGGGATCAGGTTTAGGTGTATTAGCGGACGAAATAGAGAATCCTGTAAAAATACCATACAATGAAATCCCTAATTTTCCTGTTTCAACGGTTGAAGGACATGCTGGTCAACTTGTTTTTGGAAGTTTAAAAGGGAAAAAAGTTGTTGCTATGCAAGGACGTTTTCATTTCTATGAAGGATACAGTCTGGATAAAGTAACAGCTCCTGTAAGAGTCATGAAGGAATTAGGAGTTCAGACATTAATTGTGACAAATGCAGCTGGCGGAGTGAATGAAAACTTCCAAGCCGGAGATCTTATGTTGATTAGCGATCATATTAATAATATGGGGACAAACCCGTTAATTGGCCCAAATGATTCTGATATGGGACCTCGTTTCCCTGACATGTCTGAAAGCTATGATAAACAACTTAGAGAGTTAGCAAGGGGAATTGCTAGTGAATTACATATTAAGCTTCAAGAAGGAGTATACGTTGGAAACACTGGTCCATCGTATGAAACTCCTGCAGAAGTTCGTGCCCTTCGTATACTTGGTGGAGACGCAGTCGGAATGTCTACAGTTCCAGAAGTAATCGTTGCCAGACATACTGGATTAAAAGTATTAGGGATCTCTTGTATTTCAAATATGGCAGCTGGTATTTTAGATCAGCCATTATCACATGATGAAGTAATAGAAACAACTGAAAAAGTAAGAGCAAACTTTTTAAACCTTGTAAAAAGCATTGTAGAAAAAATAAATTTCTAA
- a CDS encoding nuclease-related domain-containing protein: protein MVKEKQITERILALNALLRRIPSDHPKRVLIENEYSKRMAGYKGEKSLDYYLSFLGEDYYIFHDIRLKGETYYFQIDVLIITPRIMLIIESKNISGTLTFDQKHNQLIREVNGKVEGFQDPISQVKHQEYQLKNWLNSKKLHDFAIETCVVITNSNTIIKVIGEERRNTPSIIKSSNILFEIERLNEIHNHRKKQNKKQLSQLSDFILNLHTPPVLNILNEFNINVNDILSGVFCEGCETLSMKRAGGKWKCNSCEKTSKTAHTQTINDYYLLICTYITNKQFRNFANLSSSTTSYKLLSSLTFKTSGTTCNRKYHITLYPK from the coding sequence ATGGTTAAAGAAAAACAAATAACGGAAAGAATTCTAGCATTAAATGCATTATTAAGGAGAATCCCGAGTGACCATCCAAAAAGAGTTTTAATTGAAAATGAGTATTCTAAAAGGATGGCTGGATACAAAGGAGAAAAATCACTAGATTATTACTTAAGCTTTTTAGGGGAAGATTACTATATTTTCCATGATATTAGATTAAAAGGTGAAACTTACTATTTCCAAATAGATGTACTAATTATAACTCCCCGTATCATGCTTATTATTGAATCTAAAAATATTTCAGGTACACTTACTTTTGACCAAAAGCATAATCAGCTTATTAGAGAGGTGAATGGGAAAGTAGAAGGGTTTCAGGATCCTATCAGTCAGGTAAAACATCAAGAATATCAGCTAAAGAATTGGTTGAATTCGAAAAAGCTACATGATTTTGCAATTGAGACATGTGTTGTGATAACTAATTCGAATACGATTATAAAAGTAATAGGTGAAGAAAGAAGGAACACACCGTCTATTATTAAAAGTTCAAATATATTATTTGAAATTGAAAGGTTAAATGAGATACACAATCATAGAAAAAAGCAAAATAAGAAACAGCTGAGTCAGCTATCAGATTTCATCCTAAACCTACATACACCACCAGTTTTAAATATCCTTAACGAATTTAATATCAACGTAAATGATATTTTATCAGGGGTATTTTGTGAAGGGTGCGAAACTTTATCTATGAAAAGAGCAGGCGGGAAATGGAAATGTAATAGCTGTGAAAAAACTTCTAAAACTGCTCATACTCAAACAATAAACGATTATTATCTTCTTATATGTACTTATATAACAAACAAGCAATTTAGAAACTTCGCCAATCTCTCATCAAGTACGACCTCCTACAAACTGCTATCATCATTAACCTTCAAAACATCTGGTACTACATGTAACAGAAAGTATCATATCACTCTATACCCTAAATAA
- a CDS encoding pyrimidine-nucleoside phosphorylase codes for MRMVDLIEKKRDGKELTKEEIQHIIKGYTTGDIPDYQMSAFTMAIYFQGMTDNERAELTMAMVQSGDTIDLSEIQGIKVDKHSTGGVGDTTTLVLGPLVAAVGVPVAKMSGRGLGHTGGTIDKLESVPGFHVEIENKQFIELVNQNKIAVIGQSGNLTPADKSLYALRDVTATVNSIPLIASSIMSKKIAAGADAIVLDVKTGAGAFMKDLEESKDLANAMVDIGNLVGRKTMAVISDMSQPLGYAIGNALEVKEAIDTLSGKGPKDLEELCLTLGSYMVYLAEKANSLEEARKMLVEVMENGEALTTLKTFLEAQGGDGSVVDQPEKLPQAAYQFELEAKSDGYVSEIIADSVGTAAMLLGAGRATKESEIDLAVGLVLNKKIGDSVKQGESLVTIHSNEENVEDVRKTLYESITVSNEEVKAPELIYATVE; via the coding sequence ATGAGAATGGTTGACTTGATTGAAAAAAAACGTGATGGAAAAGAATTAACAAAAGAAGAAATTCAACACATTATCAAAGGCTATACAACAGGTGACATCCCTGATTATCAAATGAGTGCTTTTACAATGGCTATTTATTTTCAAGGAATGACAGATAATGAACGTGCTGAACTTACAATGGCAATGGTCCAATCGGGTGACACCATTGATTTAAGTGAAATTCAAGGAATAAAAGTTGATAAACACAGTACCGGTGGTGTTGGTGATACAACAACACTTGTATTGGGTCCATTAGTGGCAGCGGTTGGCGTTCCAGTGGCAAAAATGTCCGGAAGAGGACTAGGTCATACTGGTGGAACAATTGACAAGCTTGAATCTGTTCCTGGCTTTCATGTGGAAATTGAGAACAAACAATTTATTGAATTGGTAAATCAAAACAAAATAGCAGTAATTGGACAAAGTGGCAACCTAACCCCTGCAGACAAAAGCTTATATGCATTACGAGATGTGACGGCAACAGTGAATAGCATTCCACTTATCGCAAGCTCCATCATGAGTAAAAAAATTGCAGCAGGTGCAGATGCAATTGTATTAGATGTAAAAACAGGTGCCGGTGCTTTTATGAAAGATTTAGAGGAATCTAAAGACTTAGCCAATGCAATGGTTGATATCGGGAACCTTGTTGGCCGTAAAACAATGGCAGTTATTTCAGATATGAGTCAACCACTAGGATATGCAATTGGAAATGCACTAGAAGTCAAAGAGGCGATTGATACTTTAAGTGGTAAAGGACCGAAAGATCTAGAAGAACTTTGCTTAACATTAGGAAGTTATATGGTTTATTTGGCTGAAAAAGCCAACTCCCTTGAGGAAGCCCGAAAGATGTTGGTTGAAGTCATGGAAAACGGTGAAGCTTTAACAACATTAAAAACATTTTTAGAGGCACAAGGTGGAGATGGATCAGTTGTAGATCAACCTGAAAAGTTGCCGCAAGCAGCATATCAATTTGAACTAGAAGCAAAATCTGATGGTTATGTTTCTGAAATTATTGCTGACTCAGTTGGTACAGCTGCAATGCTATTAGGTGCAGGAAGAGCAACAAAAGAATCAGAAATCGATCTTGCTGTTGGTCTAGTACTAAATAAAAAAATAGGGGACAGTGTGAAACAAGGAGAGTCACTAGTTACGATTCATAGTAATGAAGAAAATGTAGAAGATGTAAGAAAGACTCTTTATGAAAGCATCACTGTTAGTAACGAAGAGGTAAAAGCACCAGAATTGATTTACGCTACAGTTGAATAG
- the deoB gene encoding phosphopentomutase yields MSNYTYKRVFLIVLDSVGIGEAPDAKEFNDVGADTLGHIAEHMGGLNMPNTAKLGLSNIREIKGIPVQHQPLAYYTKMQEASNGKDTMTGHWEIMGLKIDQPFQVFPDGFPDDLIQELEEKTGRKIIGNKPASGTEILDELGEEHMKTGSLIVYTSADSVLQIAAHEEVVPLEELYNICELARQMTMNDKYMVGRIIARPFLGKPGEFARTANRHDYALKPFERTVMNELKDSGYDVISIGKIADIYDGEGITQSLRTKSNMDGMDKLKDTINMNFTGLSFLNLVDFDALFGHRRDPAGYGQALEEYDNRLTEVLEKLTENDLLIITADHGNDPIHHGTDHTREYVPLLIYSPKMKEGKELPVRETFADVGATIADNFNVKMPAHGKSFLSELE; encoded by the coding sequence ATGTCAAATTATACATATAAACGAGTATTTTTAATTGTCTTAGATTCGGTAGGGATTGGAGAAGCACCTGATGCAAAAGAATTTAATGACGTTGGTGCTGATACACTCGGACATATAGCTGAGCATATGGGTGGCCTAAATATGCCTAATACGGCAAAACTGGGATTAAGCAATATTCGAGAAATAAAGGGGATTCCAGTGCAACATCAACCACTAGCTTACTATACAAAAATGCAGGAAGCCTCAAATGGTAAAGATACGATGACTGGACATTGGGAAATTATGGGCCTCAAAATAGACCAACCATTCCAAGTGTTTCCGGATGGATTTCCAGATGATTTGATTCAAGAACTAGAAGAGAAAACAGGGCGTAAGATAATCGGAAACAAACCTGCCTCTGGAACTGAAATTCTAGATGAACTTGGAGAAGAACATATGAAAACGGGTTCATTAATTGTCTACACATCTGCTGATTCTGTATTACAGATTGCTGCACATGAAGAAGTTGTTCCGCTAGAGGAATTGTACAATATATGTGAGCTGGCACGTCAAATGACGATGAATGACAAATATATGGTTGGTAGAATTATCGCGCGTCCATTCCTTGGAAAGCCAGGTGAATTTGCACGAACGGCTAACCGTCATGATTATGCACTGAAACCTTTTGAGCGTACCGTTATGAATGAGCTTAAGGATAGTGGATATGATGTGATTTCTATAGGTAAAATCGCTGATATTTATGATGGAGAAGGAATAACACAATCTCTTCGAACAAAGTCAAATATGGATGGTATGGATAAATTAAAAGATACAATTAATATGAATTTTACAGGATTAAGCTTTTTAAACCTTGTTGATTTTGATGCCCTTTTCGGTCATAGACGCGATCCTGCTGGTTATGGTCAAGCACTTGAAGAATACGATAATAGACTTACAGAAGTACTAGAAAAATTAACAGAAAATGATCTATTGATTATAACTGCAGACCATGGGAATGATCCTATTCACCACGGAACCGATCATACAAGGGAATATGTTCCTTTATTAATATATAGCCCAAAAATGAAAGAAGGAAAAGAGCTTCCAGTAAGAGAAACATTTGCAGATGTAGGAGCAACAATTGCCGATAATTTTAATGTGAAAATGCCAGCTCATGGAAAAAGCTTTCTTTCAGAGTTGGAATAG